A region of Labeo rohita strain BAU-BD-2019 chromosome 2, IGBB_LRoh.1.0, whole genome shotgun sequence DNA encodes the following proteins:
- the LOC127181900 gene encoding NACHT, LRR and PYD domains-containing protein 1 homolog, producing MEIPDTNRPGTMMKHQSYYHWSSFPPYEEHGTERLPTAHRAGLMMKPQSYYHWRSFPSYGEPDWTEQLPTTNILQYKESIRWKNEHRNESSFLSGKRVSLAALYTEPVIIQKNKKGSFQNISVEELFNKSDIHLYYPATVILQGNSGSGKSFIAQKIMLDWASEKCYLKDFDLAFYLRCDELKCISEEMSLIELLSWNCSLTSGQISRMLQNSAQRVLFIIDGLDKLKFMHHERCISSKFQRAPPEVIVCSILSKQILPRSVRLITTRTDIPQGMLFKGPQRLTEIMGFSEKGVEEYFQKFFQNEELFRKAYACVRSNETLITTCSTPVICWIICIVMRERFSDCADVTSGLDTTTSIYVDFVSTLLEHHCQGLSQSVPEMLRSLGQLAERGMLEDQVLFDEKTVYDTISDPVGNSFLCKFLSKKRIRKETMFSFTHLSFQEFFTALYYVLLDEEESQRKVKVLLHNVERGWAVTCWSDRDFSKADVEVRHAKLLQPVILFLCGLCKKEWISSFFEKHNMTLSINIEAQLKEWINQCLQRYQNEHLLFILHCLYELHEKSFVGKVLEHLVLIHLSNTALKRTDCWVLRYCLMCFEHVRNVKLHATSDNPKMLQPDLLCLGKTVLIQPAEKRFTEELKTKRENIGKSSDSSACQDSLCFPDNSLIAHKDESSSAQSSSEDAEVFTPKHVQGDDKDKRKNKYRHWTLNYTLSSRFVCAHAGQFQCSLTSLVFVMEGEGEVLYRVVSWDPRLLDGLGQMQPAGPLYNIDCFNGTISGLHLPHCEIISEENKDSLTIARFTGGNVEIMKPFKVSETHVMIDIRDLSHFGLLKKMIFHPSPVIAQVLLFLRPITARQRENILDVHLLPWNVPLSKVKDQHMENIQIKTSSKCSLTPESEYSLCCHPEGSTVQPETETFECNYGPNYHPTYEVFVDVNIKEIRLSLLDKTGREVWEPRRIPLTGQDIEPIHRRLTECEFVKKHRDKLIQRVSSVMTVADGLRAKDMIPDEMYNKVHAAEPRQEKTRLLLDALDSGGAAVKAEFCRLLKENEHYLVDELEPGPSRPQ from the exons ATGGAGATTCCGGACACTAACA GACCAGGCACAATGATGAAACACCAGTCATATTATCAT TGGTCTAGTTTCCCTCCATATGAAGAGCATGGGACTGAACGACTCCCTACGGCCCACA GGGCAGGATTGATGATGAAACCTCAGTCATATTATCAT TGGCGCAGTTTCCCTTCATATGGAGAGCCTGACTGGACTGAGCAACTCCCTACAACCAACA TATTGCAGTATAAGGAGTCAATCAGATGGAAAAATGAGCATAGGAATGAGAGCAGTTTCCTCTCTGGTAAAAGAGTTTCACTGGCTGCCCTGTACACTGAACCTGTGattattcagaaaaataaaaaaggcagttttCAGAATATCAGTGTGGAGGAGTTGTTTAATAAGTCAGACATACATCTGTATTATCCGGCAACTGTCATTCTTCAAGGAAATTCTGGTAGTGGAAAATCTTTCATAGCACAAAAGATTATGTTGGACTGGGCATCTGAAAAATGTTACCTTAAAGACTTTGATCTAGCTTTCTACCTGAGGTGTGACGAGCTGAAGTGTATTTCAGAGGAGATGAGCTTGATTGAGCTCCTGAGCTGGAATTGTAGTTTAACATCAGGTCAGATCTCAAGGATGTTACAGAACTCAGCACAAAGAGTGCTCTTTATCATAGATGGACTTGATAAGCTTAAATTCATGCATCATGAACGTTGCATATCATCCAAATTCCAGAGAGCCCCACCTGAGGTTATTGTTTGCTCCATTCTTAGTAAACAAATCCTGCCCAGATCTGTCCGTCTGATCACTACTAGAACTGATATTCCACAGGGAATGTTATTCAAAGGACCTCAGCGTTTGACTGAGATTATGGGTTTCTCTGAGAAGGGGGTGGAGGAGTACTTCCAGAAGTTCTTCCAGAATGAGGAACTCTTCAGGAAAGCATATGCATGTGTGAGATCAAATGAAAcactcatcaccacctgctccACCCCTGTCATCTGCTGGATCATCTGCATCGTTATGCGAGAGAGGTTCAGTGATTGTGCAGATGTGACGAGTGGATTGGACACCACCACCTCCATCTACGTTGACTTTGTGTCCACTCTACTGGAGCATCACTGCCAGGGTTTGAGTCAGTCTGTGCCAGAGATGTTAAGGAGTCTAGGTCAGCTGGCAGAGAGAGGGATGCTGGAAGACCAAGTTCTGTTTGATGAGAAAACTGTCTATGACACAATTTCAGACCCTGTTGGGAATTCATTCCTGTGCAAGTTCCTCTCAAAGAAAAGAATCCGCAAGGAGACAATGTTTAGTTTCACGCATCTCAGCTTTCAGGAGTTCTTCACCGCTCTCTACTATGTCCTTCTGGATGAAGAAGAGTCTCAAAGGAAGGTGAAAGTGCTGCTTCACAATGTAGAGAGAGGATGGGCTGTGACCTGTTGGTCTGATAGAGACTTTTCAAAGGCAGATGTAGAAGTAAGACACGCAAAGCTGCTGCAGCCTGTGATTTTGTTCCTTTGTGGTCTGTGTAAGAAAGAATGGATCTCCTCATTTTTTGAAAAGCATAACATGACCCTTTCAATCAATATAGAAGCCCAGCTTAAGGAATGGATCaatcagtgtttacaaagataTCAaaatgaacacctgctgttcaTTCTCCATTGTCTCTATGAGCTCCATGAGAAGAGCTTTGTTGGGAAAGTTTTGGAACATTTGGTTTTGATACATCTGTCTAATACGGCTCTGAAAAGAACAGACTGTTGGGTGCTGAGGTACTGTTTAATGTGCTTTGAACATGTCAGAAACGTTAAACTCCATGCAACATCTGATAATCCAAAGATGCTCCAGCCTGACCTGCTGTG CTTAGGGAAAACGGTATTGATTCAGCCAGCCGAGAAGAGATTCACAGAGGAGCTGAAGACGAAGAGAGAAAACA TTGGAAAGAGTTCAGATTCTTCAGCTTGTCAAGATTCTTTGTGCTTTCCTGATAATTCTTTAATTGCACATAAAGATGAATCATCTTCTGCACAATCA TCCTCAGAAGATGCTGAAGTGTTCACACCTAAACATGTTCAGGGAGATGATAAGGACAAACGCAAGAATAAATACAGGCATTGGACACTGAATTACACT ttgtccTCCAGGTTTGTGTGTGCACATGCTGGTCAGTTTCAGTGCAGTCTGACCAGTCTTGTGTTTGTGATGGAGGGTGAAGGAGAGGTGCTGTATAGAGTTGTCTCATGGGATCCTCGTCTGTTAGATGGTTTGGGTCAGATGCAGCCTGCAGGACCCTTGTACAACATTgactgttttaatggtacaaTCTCAGGACTGCACCTTCCACACTGTGAAATAATCTCTG AGGAAAACAAAGACAGTTTGACTATAGCACGTTTCACTGGCGGTAATGTAGAAATAATGAAGCCTTTTAAAGTAAGTGAAACTCATGTGATGATAGACATCAGAGATCTCTCACACTTTGGGCTCTTAAAAAAGATGATCTTTCATCCTTCCCCTGTCATTGCCCAAGTGCTTCTCTTTCTGCGACCAATAACTGCGAGGCAAAGAGAAAACATACTGGATGTCCATTTGCTCCCGTGGAATGTTCCACTGTCAAAG GTGAAGGACCAGCACATGGAGAATATACAGATCAAAACCAGTTCAAAGTGTTCGCTTACTCCGGAATCAGAATACAGTCTGTGTTGTCATCCAGAAGGATCCACAGTGCAGCCAGAG actGAGACATTTGAGTGTAATTATGGTCCAAACTATCATCCCACATATGAAGTGTTTGTGGATGTGAACATTAAGGAAATCAGACTGAGTCTTTTGGATAAAACAGGAAGGGAAGTGTGGGAACCACGGCGAATCCCTCTTACAG GCCAAGATATAGAACCTATTCACAGAAGGCTCACAG aatgtgaatttgtgaaaaaacatAGAGACAAACTCATTCAGAGAGTTTCATCAGTGATGACAGTTGCTGATGGTCTGAGGGCCAAAGACATGATTCCAGATGAAATGTATAATAAAGTTCATGCTGCAGAACCACGACAGGAGAAAACGAGACTCTTGTTGGATGCTCTTGACTCTGGAGGAGCTGCTGTAAAAGCAGAATTCTGCAGACTGCTGAAGGAGAATGAGCATTATCTAGTAGATGAACTGGAGCCTGGACCCAGTAGACCACAGTAA
- the si:ch211-195h23.3 gene encoding guanylate-binding protein 1 isoform X1, which translates to MACGGLMSAPVCLIENDENGKLHVRKEAKNILDGIIQPVVVVSVVGLYRTGKSYLMNRLAGQQSGFALGSANESKTKGIWMWCIPHPKKEGHTLVLLDTEGLGDVAKGDEKHDTWIFCLAVLLSSTLVYNSLGTIDNTALENLHYVTELTENICVKADVGQHEDESADFIRVFPSFVWTVRDFTLELKRGDKLITSDEYLEGALKLKPGISHRIEQYNLPRRCLRQFFAVRKCFVFPRPASTQNMQRMEQLTEKELDSGFLEQADTFCSYVYDNSEPKTVTGGRTITGTALGNLAEVYVEAIRSGNVLCVENAVTCLAKIQNVRAVEEALQFYMTEMLSIAELPKRPEELSDIHKTAEKKAIEVFFSISFNDNGQIYQQELMRKIHDEYQQRCQQNQEASRMQCEDVLRDVFDKMEKSISDGSYLKPGGYQQYRDTLTQLTWDYRARTDSQIMREDVLIKYLRAKEEIGIGILQADQSMNATERESEVHRLKCDILKKGQRAVEKQKWLHERVFEDMKRSHQEHMRQTTSQMERELERFRKDNERVLEAKLKERGALLQQNFQQEAARIQDEINSLKADMNKQEMSHHSLQYIDTKWPGAGLSKLVWTKGAQSDESQFPLQRSEVEKGSDSLSYSSLEAQSPAHPSEDAEVAEVFTPELVQRGDEDKHDNTYRFVCPHAGQFRCSLTNLVFVMEGEGEVLYNIDSWDPRLLDGLGQMQPAGPLYNIDCFNGSISGLHFPHCEIFSEENKDILAVAHLTGGNVETMKPLKVTETHVMIYIKDLSLFGLLKRKIFSSFPVVAQVLLFLRPITTRQRENILDVYLLPWNIPLSKVMGQHKESTHITTSSKCSLTPGSEYGLCCEPVGSTVQPETEKFECNFGPNYHPTFEVFVNFNTEEIRLSLLDKTEGKEVWVTRRVVLT; encoded by the exons ATGGCGTGTGGCGGACTCATGTCCGCTCCGGTGTGTCTCATTGAAAACGATGAAAATGGGAAGCTGCATGTGAGGAAAGAGGCCAAAAATATTCTGGATGGAATAATTCAGCCGGTTGTGGTAGTGTCTGTGGTGGGACTCTACCGTACGGGAAAGTCTTACCTTATGAACCGCCTGGCAGGACAACAGTCCG GCTTTGCTCTAGGCAGCGCTAATGAATCAAAGACCAAAGGCATCTGGATGTGGTGCATCCCTCACCCCAAAAAAGAAGGACACACTCTGGTGCTGCTGGACACAGAGGGACTTGGTGATGTGGCAAAG GGAGATGAGAAACATGACACATGGATCTTCTGTCTGGCTGTTCTACTCAGCAGTACTCTAGTGTACAACAGCTTAGGGACCATTGACAACACAGCATTGGAAAACCTGCA CTACGTTACAGAGCTGACGGAGAACATTTGTGTGAAGGCAGATGTGGGTCAACATGAGGACGAGTCGGCAGATTTCATCCGTGTTTTTCCATCGTTTGTCTGGACTGTTCGTGACTTTACTTTGGAACTGAAAAGGGGGGATAAACTAATAACATCAGATGAGTATCTGGAGGGTGCACTGAAACTCAAACCAG GTATTTCACATCGGATTGAGCAGTACAACCTGCCCCGTCGTTGTCTGCGGCAGTTCTTTGCGGTGAGGAAGTGCTTTGTGTTTCCTCGGCCTGCTAGTACACAAAATATGCAGAGAATGGAGCAGCTGACTGAAAAAGAACTGGATTCGGGGTTCCTTGAGCAGGCAGACACATTCTGCAGTTACGTCTATGACAATTCAGAGCCAAAAACAGTCACTGGAGGCCGTACAATTACTGGAACAG CTCTGGGTAATCTTGCTGAGGTTTATGTAGAGGCGATCCGCAGCGGGAATGTTCTGTGTGTGGAGAACGCAGTCACGTGTCTAGCTAAGATCCAGAACGTCCGTGCAGTAGAGGAGGCCCTGCAGTTTTACATGACTGAGATGCTCAGCATAGCTGAGCTTCCAAAGCGCCCAGAAGAGCTGTCTGACATCCACAAAACTGCAGAGAAGAAGGCTATTGAAGTTTTCTTCTCCATTTCCTTCAATGACAATGGCCAGATCTACCAGCAAGAGCTCATG AGGAAGATTCATGATGAATATCAGCAGAGGTGCCAGCAGAATCAGGAAGCGTCTCGCATGCAGTGTGAGGACGTGCTGCGTGATGTGTTTGATAAGATGGAAAAAAgcatttctgatggatcatacCTGAAACCTGGAGGATACCAACAGTACAGAGACACACTCACACAGCTGACCTGGGACTATAGAGCAAGAACAGACTCACAAATAATG AGAGAGGATGTGTTGATTAAATATTTGAGAGCAAAGGAAGAGATTGGAATTGGAATTCTACAAGCTGATCAATCCATGAATGCCACAGAACGGGAGAGCGAGG TGCATAGATTAAAgtgtgatattttgaagaagGGGCAAAGAGCTGTAGAGAAACAGAAGTGGTTACATGAGCGGGTGTTTGAAGACATGAAGAGATCTCATCAGGAGCATATGCGGCAGACCACTAGTCAGATGGAGAGAGAGCTGGAAAGATTCAGGAAAGACAATGAACGAGTCTTAGAAGCAAAACTGAAG GAAAGAGGAGCTCTTCTACAGCAGAACTTTCAGCAGGAGGCTGCACGGATACAGGATGAGATTAACAGCCTGAAAGCAGATATGAATAAACAGGAAATGTCCCATCACTCCTTACAATACATCGATACTAAATGGCCTGGTGCTGGGCTTTCAAAACTTGTCTGGACAAAGGGTGCCCAATCTGATGAGTCTCAATTTCCGCTGCAACGTTCAGAGG TAGAAAAGGGTTCTGATTCTCTGTCTTACTCATCATTGGAGGCTCAATCACCAGCACACCCA TCAGAAGATGCAGAAGTTGCAGAAGTGTTCACTCCGGAACTTGTTCAGAGAGGTGATGAAGACAAGCATGATAATACATACAG GTTTGTGTGTCCACATGCTGGTCAGTTTCGTTGCAGTCTGACTAACCTTGTGTTTGTGATGGAGGGTGAAGGAGAGGTGCTGTATAACATTGACTCATGGGATCCTCGTCTGTTAGATGGTTTGGGTCAGATGCAGCCTGCAGGACCCTTGTACAATAttgactgttttaatggttcaATCTCAGGACTGCACTTTCCTCACTGTGAAATATTCTCTG AGGAAAACAAAGACATTCTGGCTGTAGCACATCTCACTGGTGGTAATGTAGAAACAATGAAGCCTCTTAAAGTGACTGAAACTCATGTGATGATTTACATCAAAGATCTGTCCCTCTTTGGGCTCTTAAAAAGGAAGATCTTTTCTTCGTTCCCTGTTGTTGCCCAAGTGCTTCTCTTTCTACGACCAATTACTAcgagacagagagaaaacatACTGGATGTTTATTTGCTCCCGTGGAACATTCCACTGTCCaag GTCATGGGCCAGCACAAAGAGAGTACACACATTACAACCAGTTCAAAGTGCTCTCTCACCCCAGGATCAGAATACGGTCTGTGTTGTGAACCAGTGGGATCTACAGTACAGCCAGAG aCAGAGAAGTTTGAGTGTAATTTTGGTCCAAACTATCATCCCACATTTGAAGTGTTTGTAAATTTCAACACTGAGGAAATCAGACTGAGTCTTTTGGATAAAACTGAAGGAAAGGAAGTATGGGTTACACGACGAGTCGTTCTCACATGA
- the si:ch211-195h23.3 gene encoding guanylate-binding protein 1 isoform X2, with amino-acid sequence MACGGLMSAPVCLIENDENGKLHVRKEAKNILDGIIQPVVVVSVVGLYRTGKSYLMNRLAGQQSGFALGSANESKTKGIWMWCIPHPKKEGHTLVLLDTEGLGDVAKGDEKHDTWIFCLAVLLSSTLVYNSLGTIDNTALENLHYVTELTENICVKADVGQHEDESADFIRVFPSFVWTVRDFTLELKRGDKLITSDEYLEGALKLKPGISHRIEQYNLPRRCLRQFFAVRKCFVFPRPASTQNMQRMEQLTEKELDSGFLEQADTFCSYVYDNSEPKTVTGGRTITGTALGNLAEVYVEAIRSGNVLCVENAVTCLAKIQNVRAVEEALQFYMTEMLSIAELPKRPEELSDIHKTAEKKAIEVFFSISFNDNGQIYQQELMRKIHDEYQQRCQQNQEASRMQCEDVLRDVFDKMEKSISDGSYLKPGGYQQYRDTLTQLTWDYRARTDSQIMREDVLIKYLRAKEEIGIGILQADQSMNATERESEVHRLKCDILKKGQRAVEKQKWLHERVFEDMKRSHQEHMRQTTSQMERELERFRKDNERVLEAKLKERGALLQQNFQQEAARIQDEINSLKADMNKQEMSHHSLQYIDTKWPGAGLSKLVWTKGAQSDESQFPLQRSEEKGSDSLSYSSLEAQSPAHPSEDAEVAEVFTPELVQRGDEDKHDNTYRFVCPHAGQFRCSLTNLVFVMEGEGEVLYNIDSWDPRLLDGLGQMQPAGPLYNIDCFNGSISGLHFPHCEIFSEENKDILAVAHLTGGNVETMKPLKVTETHVMIYIKDLSLFGLLKRKIFSSFPVVAQVLLFLRPITTRQRENILDVYLLPWNIPLSKVMGQHKESTHITTSSKCSLTPGSEYGLCCEPVGSTVQPETEKFECNFGPNYHPTFEVFVNFNTEEIRLSLLDKTEGKEVWVTRRVVLT; translated from the exons ATGGCGTGTGGCGGACTCATGTCCGCTCCGGTGTGTCTCATTGAAAACGATGAAAATGGGAAGCTGCATGTGAGGAAAGAGGCCAAAAATATTCTGGATGGAATAATTCAGCCGGTTGTGGTAGTGTCTGTGGTGGGACTCTACCGTACGGGAAAGTCTTACCTTATGAACCGCCTGGCAGGACAACAGTCCG GCTTTGCTCTAGGCAGCGCTAATGAATCAAAGACCAAAGGCATCTGGATGTGGTGCATCCCTCACCCCAAAAAAGAAGGACACACTCTGGTGCTGCTGGACACAGAGGGACTTGGTGATGTGGCAAAG GGAGATGAGAAACATGACACATGGATCTTCTGTCTGGCTGTTCTACTCAGCAGTACTCTAGTGTACAACAGCTTAGGGACCATTGACAACACAGCATTGGAAAACCTGCA CTACGTTACAGAGCTGACGGAGAACATTTGTGTGAAGGCAGATGTGGGTCAACATGAGGACGAGTCGGCAGATTTCATCCGTGTTTTTCCATCGTTTGTCTGGACTGTTCGTGACTTTACTTTGGAACTGAAAAGGGGGGATAAACTAATAACATCAGATGAGTATCTGGAGGGTGCACTGAAACTCAAACCAG GTATTTCACATCGGATTGAGCAGTACAACCTGCCCCGTCGTTGTCTGCGGCAGTTCTTTGCGGTGAGGAAGTGCTTTGTGTTTCCTCGGCCTGCTAGTACACAAAATATGCAGAGAATGGAGCAGCTGACTGAAAAAGAACTGGATTCGGGGTTCCTTGAGCAGGCAGACACATTCTGCAGTTACGTCTATGACAATTCAGAGCCAAAAACAGTCACTGGAGGCCGTACAATTACTGGAACAG CTCTGGGTAATCTTGCTGAGGTTTATGTAGAGGCGATCCGCAGCGGGAATGTTCTGTGTGTGGAGAACGCAGTCACGTGTCTAGCTAAGATCCAGAACGTCCGTGCAGTAGAGGAGGCCCTGCAGTTTTACATGACTGAGATGCTCAGCATAGCTGAGCTTCCAAAGCGCCCAGAAGAGCTGTCTGACATCCACAAAACTGCAGAGAAGAAGGCTATTGAAGTTTTCTTCTCCATTTCCTTCAATGACAATGGCCAGATCTACCAGCAAGAGCTCATG AGGAAGATTCATGATGAATATCAGCAGAGGTGCCAGCAGAATCAGGAAGCGTCTCGCATGCAGTGTGAGGACGTGCTGCGTGATGTGTTTGATAAGATGGAAAAAAgcatttctgatggatcatacCTGAAACCTGGAGGATACCAACAGTACAGAGACACACTCACACAGCTGACCTGGGACTATAGAGCAAGAACAGACTCACAAATAATG AGAGAGGATGTGTTGATTAAATATTTGAGAGCAAAGGAAGAGATTGGAATTGGAATTCTACAAGCTGATCAATCCATGAATGCCACAGAACGGGAGAGCGAGG TGCATAGATTAAAgtgtgatattttgaagaagGGGCAAAGAGCTGTAGAGAAACAGAAGTGGTTACATGAGCGGGTGTTTGAAGACATGAAGAGATCTCATCAGGAGCATATGCGGCAGACCACTAGTCAGATGGAGAGAGAGCTGGAAAGATTCAGGAAAGACAATGAACGAGTCTTAGAAGCAAAACTGAAG GAAAGAGGAGCTCTTCTACAGCAGAACTTTCAGCAGGAGGCTGCACGGATACAGGATGAGATTAACAGCCTGAAAGCAGATATGAATAAACAGGAAATGTCCCATCACTCCTTACAATACATCGATACTAAATGGCCTGGTGCTGGGCTTTCAAAACTTGTCTGGACAAAGGGTGCCCAATCTGATGAGTCTCAATTTCCGCTGCAACGTTCAGAGG AAAAGGGTTCTGATTCTCTGTCTTACTCATCATTGGAGGCTCAATCACCAGCACACCCA TCAGAAGATGCAGAAGTTGCAGAAGTGTTCACTCCGGAACTTGTTCAGAGAGGTGATGAAGACAAGCATGATAATACATACAG GTTTGTGTGTCCACATGCTGGTCAGTTTCGTTGCAGTCTGACTAACCTTGTGTTTGTGATGGAGGGTGAAGGAGAGGTGCTGTATAACATTGACTCATGGGATCCTCGTCTGTTAGATGGTTTGGGTCAGATGCAGCCTGCAGGACCCTTGTACAATAttgactgttttaatggttcaATCTCAGGACTGCACTTTCCTCACTGTGAAATATTCTCTG AGGAAAACAAAGACATTCTGGCTGTAGCACATCTCACTGGTGGTAATGTAGAAACAATGAAGCCTCTTAAAGTGACTGAAACTCATGTGATGATTTACATCAAAGATCTGTCCCTCTTTGGGCTCTTAAAAAGGAAGATCTTTTCTTCGTTCCCTGTTGTTGCCCAAGTGCTTCTCTTTCTACGACCAATTACTAcgagacagagagaaaacatACTGGATGTTTATTTGCTCCCGTGGAACATTCCACTGTCCaag GTCATGGGCCAGCACAAAGAGAGTACACACATTACAACCAGTTCAAAGTGCTCTCTCACCCCAGGATCAGAATACGGTCTGTGTTGTGAACCAGTGGGATCTACAGTACAGCCAGAG aCAGAGAAGTTTGAGTGTAATTTTGGTCCAAACTATCATCCCACATTTGAAGTGTTTGTAAATTTCAACACTGAGGAAATCAGACTGAGTCTTTTGGATAAAACTGAAGGAAAGGAAGTATGGGTTACACGACGAGTCGTTCTCACATGA